The DNA sequence TTTATTCAAATTTGGAATAATCTCTAAAGCATTTCCTAAATGTTGAAAAATTTGAGATCCATAATCAGACATATCAAAATACTTTCGTTGAAAATCAACCAATTCTTCATTAATATCAATAGTGTGCAATTCTCCATTTTGTTGCATGCCTTCAGCTAAGCACAAAGCAGAGTAACCTGTATACGTGCCAATTTCCAATATGTTTTTTGGGTTTACCAGTTTAGAAATAATACTCAAAATACGTCCTTGATAATGCCCACTAAGCATACGTGGTTGCAGTATTTTTTGATAGGTTTCGCGTGTTAATTTTTGTAATAATTGGGGTTCATTTTCAGAATGAGCAACTACGTAATCGTCTAATACTTCGGGTATAAAATGCATGACTTAATTAATTTTAACTTTTTGAGGCGGTTGCATAACTTGACCACAGTTCGGGCAACTACGTTTTTTGGTGTCTTTATAATAATTATCAAAAATTTTAGACATATCTTTTTCAATATTTTTTAGGCTAAAATCTTCTTCATATAATTTAGTAGTGCAATTTTCGCAAAACCAAAGCAGGGCATCTCGCATGCCTTCTGGGCGTTTATATTCAATAACCAAGCCAACGGTATTGGCACCTCGTTGTGGTGAATGTGGTACTTTTGGCGGTAACAAATAAATATCACCTTCCTTAATATGAACATCTTTTGGCGTGCCTTTATCAATAATTTTTAAAACAATATCGCCTTCCACTTGATAGAAAAACTCAGGCGTTTCGTTGTAATGATAGTCCTTTCTGTTATTGGGGCCACCAACAACCATCACAATAAAATCGCCGTCTTTCCAAACCACTTTATTACCTACAGGAGGTTTTAATAAATGCCTGTTTTCTTCAATCCAAGCCTTAAAATTTAAAGGAGAAACTAATTTGCTCATAGTTTATGTTTTTGGGCGTGCCCCAAGGGTCGGGCTTTCCGCTATATCTTTTTTGCTTTTAATGACAAAAAAGGATGCCGCTGCAATCCCTCACGCAATTACAATGTCATTTGAACTTTAAAATTACAAAGATTTTATCAATCCACCATCCACAGGCAAATTAATACCCGTAATATAAGAAGCACAATTACTCGCTAAAAATAGAATTGCATGAGCTGTTTCTTCTGGTTTGGCAAAGCGTTTTATAGGGGTGTAATTTTTCATGATTTCAGCCATTTCCTCAGCAGAAGTTTCTGAATGAGTCGCTTTTATTTTAATAATGTTATGCAGTCTTTCAGTATCCGTAAATCCGGGTAACACATTATTTACCGTAACTCCAAAAGCAGCCACTTCAATAGATAAGGTTTTAGACCAATTACCCACCGCATTTCTAATGGTATTGCTAACACCAAGCCCTTCAATGGGTTGCTTTACTGAAGACGAAATAATATTAATAATACGTCCATAACCTTCAGATTTCATAAAAGGTACTGTAGCTTGTGCCAGTACATGATTGCATTTTAAGTGCTGCGTGAATGCGGTTTCAAAAGCTTCCAAAGTAGCAGTTAAAATTTCGCCACTTCGCGGTCCCCCCGTGTTATTAATTAAAATATGAAAACCATGATTTTTATCTATAAACTTGATAACCTTTTCTTGTAAATCTCTTGGATTTGAAAAATCGGCGACAATATAACTGTGCTTTTCAGGAGATGGTAGCTCATTAAGTACTGCTTTTAATTTGGTTTCATTTCTGGCAACTAAAGTTATGTTTGCTCCTTCCTTTGCCAAGGCTATAGCAGTTGCTTTTCCTATGCCTGAGGTACTGCCGCAAACTAAGGCATTTTTGTTATGTAATTCTAAGTTCATTTTTAGTTTGGTTAAGTTTTAAATAGATTCTTCTTCAATGTTTTTCAACAAATTATCCTTGTCAATGATTTTTTTTGTGTCTTGCTTTATAATTTTTAAAACAGATTTTAAATCGTCATCAA is a window from the Pseudalgibacter alginicilyticus genome containing:
- a CDS encoding O-methyltransferase → MHFIPEVLDDYVVAHSENEPQLLQKLTRETYQKILQPRMLSGHYQGRILSIISKLVNPKNILEIGTYTGYSALCLAEGMQQNGELHTIDINEELVDFQRKYFDMSDYGSQIFQHLGNALEIIPNLNKTFDLIFIDADKENYSNYFNVIIDKLNPGGIILSDNVLWSGKILDTKFKKDDTSTPALIDYNALLKKDKRVETVLLPIRDGLTISRKL
- a CDS encoding 3-hydroxyanthranilate 3,4-dioxygenase; its protein translation is MSKLVSPLNFKAWIEENRHLLKPPVGNKVVWKDGDFIVMVVGGPNNRKDYHYNETPEFFYQVEGDIVLKIIDKGTPKDVHIKEGDIYLLPPKVPHSPQRGANTVGLVIEYKRPEGMRDALLWFCENCTTKLYEEDFSLKNIEKDMSKIFDNYYKDTKKRSCPNCGQVMQPPQKVKIN
- a CDS encoding SDR family oxidoreductase; the protein is MNLELHNKNALVCGSTSGIGKATAIALAKEGANITLVARNETKLKAVLNELPSPEKHSYIVADFSNPRDLQEKVIKFIDKNHGFHILINNTGGPRSGEILTATLEAFETAFTQHLKCNHVLAQATVPFMKSEGYGRIINIISSSVKQPIEGLGVSNTIRNAVGNWSKTLSIEVAAFGVTVNNVLPGFTDTERLHNIIKIKATHSETSAEEMAEIMKNYTPIKRFAKPEETAHAILFLASNCASYITGINLPVDGGLIKSL